Proteins encoded within one genomic window of Humulus lupulus chromosome 1, drHumLupu1.1, whole genome shotgun sequence:
- the LOC133808905 gene encoding protein ALTERED PHOSPHATE STARVATION RESPONSE 1-like gives MGCATSKKDEEEDNDVVLLCKERKRLLKMAVESRSELAEAQCKYNNSLYAVAAAIRLFVSRYSSPSSPLLITFPSTTTNATSSETFVSKSMFLQQTPSQPTYKTIPCLSESSKVDREEKEQGSPEEEGDDDGDGTESTDTDDDEESGSQESLVCDHFYGETAPPMPEPQRAFQWDFFNPFDGVRTEEMANGFGQNLDEDLRAVREQEGIPDLEEVGEKVTSVGKTVDVNNGVVCNNEAAGGDGNGGGCEAVAKGEECLVSQEEQKCLRVIDTPNDGRDLLEALKDVVDLFIRAYDSGLDVSRMLETNMVQVQSALEEIKENSNKLIRSITRSRSTSSTLSWSPSCKSMLTSSSKSSSTWTEFKSEMFDEYGGMEAGSHSLTLGRLYAWEKKLYQEVKSSEEMRKSYEQKCSQLRNQIAKGDDGLRHDDKTAAEVDSLYSQICVAVSRAESISETIHKLRDQELQPQLVELLQGLTRNWKTMQEMHDTQNRIMYEVKSFHCPSYGKFSNDSHRLATLQLDAELQNWHTCFATYVSSQKAYVEALNGWLSKFITPETQLYSNGRPLLSISRINVPPLIVMCHDWLDYLNKLPDKGVTYAMKGFRKDVQALLVKQGEEQQRKRKVEGLAKELDRKVLAFQKAEKRVLESKLSEQEAEMHVRSRIEYLTEKKEQLDMFQKRIDTEKVKHQTNMHETQRTAVNGFQTGFSSLFESLAEFSQAAVKMYVELVTFSESSMAKENGSNASLKE, from the exons ATGGGTTGTGCTACTTCTAAGAAGGATGAAGAAGAAGACAACGACGTCGTTTTGCTCTGTAAGGAGAGAAAACGTCTGCTGAAAATGGCTGTAGAGAGCAGGTCTGAGCTTGCGGAAGCACAATGCAAGTACAATAATTCGCTTTATGCAGTAGCAGCCGCTATAAGATTGTTTGTTTCTCGGTATTCTTCTCCATCTTCACCACTTCTCATTACCTTCCCCTctactactactaatgctacAAGTTCTGAGACCTTTGTTTCCAAATCCATGTTCCTTCAACAGACACCATCCCAACCCACCTATAAAACGATTCCTTGTTTATCTGAATCTTCTAAGGTAGATAGAGAAGAAAAAGAACAAGGAAgcccagaagaagaaggagatGATGATGGTGATGGTACTGAATCTACTGATactgatgatgatgaagaaagtGGAAGCCAAGAAAGTTTGGTCTGTGACCACTTTTACGGTGAAACGGCCCCACCAATGCCCGAACCACAGAGAGCTTTTCAGTGGGATTTCTTCAATCCATTTGATGGGGTGAGAACTGAGGAAATGGCAAATGGGTTTGGTCAGAATTTGGATGAGGATTTGAGAGCGGTGAGGGAGCAAGAGGGGATACCAGATTTGGAGGAGGTTGGTGAAAAAGTAACAAGTGTTGGAAAAACTGTGGATGTGAATAATGGGGTTGTTTGTAACAATGAAGCTGCTGGTGGTGATGGTAATGGTGGTGGATGTGAGGCAGTGGCCAAAGGGGAAGAATGTTTAGTGAGCCAGGAAGAGCAAAAGTGTTTGAGAGTGATTGACACACCCAATGACGGGAGAGATTTGTTGGAGGCATTGAAGGATGTTGTGGACCTTTTCATTAGGGCCTATGATTCTGGTTTGGATGTTTCTAGGATGCTAGAGACCAATATGGTTCAAGTTCAATCTGCCTTAGAGGAAATTAAAG AGAACTCGAATAAGCTCATTCGATCTATTACACGAAGCCGATCAACCTCATCCACCTTATCTTGGTCTCCTTCATGTAAGAGTATGCTTACATCTAGCTCCAAAAGTTCTTCAACATGGACAGAATTTAAGAGTGAAATGTTTGACGAGTATGGAGGAATGGAAGCTGGGAGTCACTCTCTGACACTAGGAAGGTTATATGCTTGGGAGAAGAAACTCTACCAGGAAGTGAAG TCTTCTGAGGAAATGAGGAAAAGTTACGAGCAAAAGTGCTCTCAATTAAGAAATCAAATTGCGAAAGGAGATGACGGCCTCAGGCATGATGACAAAACTGCAGCTGAAGTTGATTCTTTATATTCTCAGATCTGTGTTGCCGTAAGTAGAGCTGAATCAATATCTGAAACAATTCACAAGCTACGGGATCAAGAGTTACAGCCACAACTCGTTGAGCTGCTACAAGG CTTAACAAGGAACTGGAAGACAATGCAGGAAATGCATGACACCCAAAACCGAATCATGTATGAAGTAAAATCATTTCACTGTCCATCCTATGGAAAATTTAGCAATGACTCGCACCGTCTTGCCACTCTTCAGCTAGATGCAGAACTCCAAAATTGGCATACTTGCTTTGCTACATATGTTTCTTCACAGAAAGCATATGTTGAAGCACTTAATGGTTGGTTATCCAAGTTCATTACACCTGAAACTCAACTGTACTCCAACGGCAGGCCCTTACTTTCAATTAGTAGAATCAATGTGCCGCCATTAATTGTAATGTGTCATGACTGGTTGGATTACCTGAATAAGCTGCCAGATAAGGGAGTGACTTATGCCATGAAAGGCTTTCGAAAGGATGTCCAAGCTTTGTTGGTTAAACAAGGAGAGGAGCAGCAGCGAAAGAGGAAAGTTGAGGGGCTTGCCAAAGAACTTGACAGAAAAGTTCTGGCGTTCCAAAAGGCAGAGAAAAGAGTGCTTGAGTCGAAGCTTTCAGAGCAGGAGGCAGAGATGCATGTTAGGAGTAGGATTGAGTACTTAACCGAGAAGAAGGAACAGTTGGATATGTTTCAAAAGAGAATAGACACGGAGAAGGTGAAGCATCAAACTAACATGCACGAGACACAAAGAACAGCTGTGAATGGATTTCAGACTGGATTTTCTTCACTTTTTGAGTCCTTAGCTGAGTTCTCACAGGCTGCAGTAAAAATGTACGTTGAGCTTGTGACATTCAGCGAAAGTTCGATGGCAAAGGAAAATGGTAGTAATGCTTCACTAAAAGAATGA
- the LOC133778747 gene encoding receptor-like protein kinase THESEUS 1, whose product MATSSATTDNSDDGNKMHLWGGIGIGILIVFLVAFLLYLFIKKLLPILRKRQSPLSNITKGVLKEEKTMLRKFQLEEVVKATNNFSRECLLGSGAFGNVYKGTFDVQATLAIKRPHTHSYQCVQEFRNEVRLLSKVKHRNLVGLIGYCEEPGPKGSKMLVYEYVPNGSLLEFITGKTGMSLSWRQRANIAIGAAKGIAHLHEGIKPSIIHRDIKPSNILVGDGFQAKVSDFGLVKSGPTDDQSHVSSQVKGTPGYLDPAYCSSLHLSPFSDVFSFGVILLQLVSARPAIESTKIHSNYHIIDWARSSLERGKVEDIIDVNLLSEPCNMKMMLKMGRLGLRCVAHIPKERPTMTQVWQELEEALYMAENPINKQPSWDSRKSMDYEYSQSSFVSINEIGFQRFHVEMESLSCQSTILRCLEDNSISIDTDKNTLKGTYEEQK is encoded by the exons ATGGCTACTTCATCAGCAACAACTGATAATTCTGATGATGGTAATAAGATGCATTTATGGGGAGGAATCGGTATTGGCATTTTGATTGTGTTTTTGGTTGCTTTCTTGCTCTACCTTTTCATAAAAAAACTACTCCCAATTCTAAGAAAACGCCAATCACCCCTCTCCAACATCACAAAAG GAGTACTGAAAGAAGAGAAGACAATGCTAAGGAAGTTTCAGTTGGAGGAAGTTGTGAAGGCAACCAATAATTTCAGCAGAGAATGCTTGTTGGGTTCTGGTGCTTTTGGGAATGTATATAAAGGCACTTTTGATGTTCAAGCAACTCTGGCCATTAAAAGACCCCATACACACTCATATCAGTGTGTTCAAGAGTTCAGAAATG AGGTGAGACTACTTTCGAAAGTAAAACATAGGAACCTAGTTGGTTTAATTGGATATTGTGAAGAACCCG GACCAAAAGGGTCAAAGATGTTGGTTTATGAGTACGTTCCAAACGGTTCTCTACTCGAGTTCATTACAG GAAAAACGGGGATGAGCTTAAGTTGGAGGCAAAGGGCAAATATAGCCATTGGAGCAGCAAAAG GAATTGCACATTTGCATGAAGGGATTAAGCCAAGTATAATCCACCGAGACATAAAGCCAAGCAATATCTTAGTAGGTGATGGGTTTCAAGCAAAGGTGTCTGATTTTGGACTGGTGAAATCTGGGCCAACTGATGACCAATCACATGTTAGCAGCCAAGTCAAAGGGACTCCAGGATACCTTGACCCTGCATATTGTTCCAGTCTTCACTTGTCTCCATTCAGTGATGTCTTTAGCTTTGGTGTTATCCTTTTGCAGCTTGTTTCTGCCCGCCCTGCAATTGAATCTACTAAAATTCATTCCAATTATCATATTATAGATTGG GCAAGGTCTAGCTTAGAAAGAGGAAAAGTTGAGGACATTATAGATGTTAATCTACTCTCAGAGCCCTGCAACATGAAGATGATGCTAAAGATGGGAAGACTTGGCCTGAGATGTGTAGCACATATACCAAAGGAACGTCCTACAATGACCCAAGTTTGGCAAGAACTGGAAGAAGCTCTTTACATGGCTGAAAATCCCATAAACAAACAGCCCTCTTGGGATTCACGAAAATCCATGGACTACGAGTACTCTCAGAGCAGCTTTGTGAGCATAAATGAGATTGGATTCCAAAGGTTTCATGTAGAGATGGAGAGCCTCTCCTGTCAGAGTACTATCTTAAGGTGTTTGGAGGATAATAGTATTAGTATAGATACTGATAAGAACACTTTGAAAGGTACATACGAGGAACAAAAGTAA
- the LOC133778755 gene encoding uncharacterized protein LOC133778755: MAVTQSGFATNDSTEAQDFSTDATRPTIPNSFAGTDCPVISDPSLHSYKDESRNLYHLGHDDHLSANLVPKILTGGENYSSWRRSMMVALLTRNKVQFVNGKLPQPDPSHDDYDSWCRCNITVISWILHALSSEKADSIMYLDDASMIWSDHYERFHQNNGPRVFEVKRTMQALTHGSTNIQTYFTRLKILSDLVREYHPQLVCHCGIMKTILEYQERDKVLEFLVGLNDTYSAARSQILMQDPLPTINKVYSTLIQEKRQ, translated from the coding sequence ATGGCAGTCACTCAAAGTGGATTTGCTACCAATGATTCGACTGAAGCTCAAGACTTTTCGACCGATGCCACTCGCCCTACGATTCCCAATTCTTTTGCTGGAACTGATTGCCCTGTGATTTCTGATCCAAGTCTTCACTCGTACAAAGATGAAAGTCGCAATCTTTATCATCTTGGCCATGACGACCATCTGAGTGCCAATTTAGTTCCAAAGATTCTAACTGGGGGAGAAAACTACAGTTCTTGGAGGAGATCAATGATGGTGGCTCTCCTTACTCGGAACAAAGTTCAGTTTGTGAATGGTAAGCTCCCTCAACCAGATCCATCTCATGATGATTATGATTCTTGGTGTCGATGCAACATCACTGTTATTTCTTGGATTTTGCATGCTCTCTCTAGTGAGAAAGCTGATAGTATCATGTATCTCGATGATGCATCCATGATTTGGAGTGACCACTATGAGCGATTCCACCAAAATAATGGTCCTAGGGTGTTTGAAGTTAAACGGACTATGCAGGCTCTTACTCATGGTAGCACTAACATTCAGACCTATTTCACTCGCCTCAAAATTCTTTCGGATTTGGTTCGTGAATACCACCCACAACTTGTTTGTCATTGTGGCATAATGAAAACGATCCTTGAATATCAAGAACGAGACAAGGTTCTTGAGTTTCTCGTTGGTCTAAATGATACCTACTCTGCTGCACGGTCTCAAATCCTTATGCAAGATCCCCTCCCAACCATCAATAAAGTATACTCTACACTCATCCAAGAAAAGAGACAGTGA